The following coding sequences are from one Lolium rigidum isolate FL_2022 chromosome 6, APGP_CSIRO_Lrig_0.1, whole genome shotgun sequence window:
- the LOC124661978 gene encoding 2,4-dichlorophenol 6-monooxygenase — MPSIAGGGWRLFCASRGITWLRRRNLQRPLFSSLAGGGGGDAPHLPVVIVGAGPVGLVLSFLLTKFGIKCTVLEKSMEFTRHPRAHFINNRTMEIFRKFDGLAGDIERAQPPVDLWRKFVYCTSLSGSILGSVDHMKQEDFDKVISPISVAHFSQYKLVDLLLKKMDGVGFQTCYPDELGAQDLLLENKILMGHECSSIQMTDEGILVGASYNNKGRMQERKLHCGLLLGADGARSKVRELAGISMKGERDLQKLVSVHFVSRALGKYLSSERPGMLFFIFNPDAIGVLVAHDLEHGEFVLQVPFYPPQQMFEDFSKKVCEQIIVKLVGWEPADIQVLDIKPWAMHAEVAEKYVGCDNRVILVGDAAHRFPPAGGFGMNTGVQDAHNLAWKLCLLQNGIAAPSIIQTYESERKPVAIFNTELSLENFKAAMSIPATLGLDPTIANSVHRVINSILAPVIPRNLQKVVLEGLFSIGRTQVSDYILSEKNPLGSSRLAKLRSILDEGKSLQLQFPAEDLGFRYEKGALVAEDTHQAEKPRHSKRSSGQYIPSAKVGLRLPHMPVRALSALNESVFSTMDLVSGDKVEFVIIIAPLEESYKLARAMLRIADEIEVSAKVCVMWPQGSVGGEVKGSISELAPWTNYVDVEEMPRAPVNSWWEMCQVSNKSVILVRPDEHIAWRTEPDMVSDAHSEVRTVFSQILSLNGPQV; from the exons ATGCCGTCGAtcgccggcggcggctggcgCCTCTTCTGCGCGTCCCGGGGAATCACCTGGCTGCGCCGCCGCAACCTCCAGCGCCCGCTCTTCTCctccctcgccggcggcggcggaggcgacgcgcCGCATCTGCCCGTGGTCATCGTCGGGGCCGGCCCCGTCGGGCTCGTGCTCTCCTTCCTCCTCACCAAGTTCG GCATCAAATGCACGGTTCTGGAGAAAAGCATGGAGTTCACTCGGCACCCCCGGGCGCATTTCATCAACAACCGCACAATGGAG ATCTTCCGCAAATTCGACGGTCTGGCCGGGGACATCGAGAGGGCTCAGCCGCCGGTGGATCTGTGGAGGAAGTTCGTGTACTGCACTTCACTTTCCGGATCCATTCTCGGCTCTGTCGATCACATGAAGCAGGAAG ATTTCGACAAGGTCATCAGTCCTATATCGGTTGCGCACTTCTCGCAGTACAAGCTAGTGGATCTGCTACTCAAGAAAATGGATGGCGTTGGCTTTCAGACATGCTATCCTGATGAGCTCGGTGCTCAAGATTTACTGCTCGAAAACAAGATACTGATGGGGCATGAGTGTAGTTCCATTCAGATGACGGATGAGGGAATTTTAGTTGGAGCATCATATAACAACAAGGGGAGGATGCAGGAGAGGAAGCTTCACTGTGGCCTTCTTCTGGGGGCAGATGGTGCTAGAAGCAAAGTCCGCGAATTGGCTGGTATATCTATGAAAGGTGAAAGGGACTTGCAGAAATTGGTCAGTGTTCATTTTGTGAGCAGAGCTCTTGGAAAGTATTTATCCAGTGAGAGGCCTGGGATGCTGTTCTTTATTTTCAACCCTGATGCAATTGGTGTGCTGGTTGCACATGACCTGGAGCATGGGGAATTTGTATTGCAG GTTCCATTCTATCCGCCTCAGCAGATGTTTGAGGATTTCAGCAAGAAG GTGTGCGAGCAAATTATTGTTAAATTGGTTGGATGGGAGCCAGCAGATATTCAGGTATTAGACATAAAACCATGGGCGATGCATGCTGAGGTTGCAGAGAAGTATGTTGGCTGTGACAACCGTGTCATCCTTGTTGGTGATGCTGCTCACCGTTTTCCTCCTGCTGGTGGTTTTG gaatgaacactggtgttcaggATGCACATAATTTGGCTTGGAAATTGTGTTTACTACAAAATGGCATCGCTGCCCCATCAATAATACAAACTTATGAGTCAGAGCGCAAACCT GTTGCCATTTTTAATACAGAACTTAGTTTGGAAAACTTCAAAGCAGCAATGTCTATTCCTGCTACCCTTGGCCTTGATCCAACTATTGCAAACTCAG TGCACAGAGTAATTAACAGCATCCTAGCGCCAGTCATTCCTAGAAATTTACAGAAGGTGGTTCTAGAAGGGCTGTTCTCCATTGGCCGGACACAAGTCTCAGACTACATTTTGAGTGAGAAAAATCCCCTCGGATCCTCAAGACTAGCAAAACTGAGAAGTATTCTTGATGAAGGAAAAAGTCTGCAGCTGCAGTTTCCTGCAGAGGATCTTGGCTTCCG CTATGAAAAAGGAGCCTTAGTTGCTGAAGATACTCATCAAGCAGAAAAACCGAGGCATTCTAAGAGGTCATCAGGGCAGTACATCCCATCTGCTAAGGTTGGTTTGCGGCTACCGCACATGCCAGTGAGAGCACTGTCCGCTTTGAATGAG AGTGTGTTCTCAACAATGGATCTAGTAAGTGGGGATAAAGTTGAGTTTGTCATCATTATCGCACCACTGGAAGAGTCATATAAGCTTGCACGGGCTATGCTGAGGATAGCAGATGAAATCGAGGTGTCAGCCAAAGTATGTGTTATGTGGCCACAAGGTTCAGTCGGTGGGGAAGTGAAAGGGAGCATATCTGAGTTGGCACCCTGGACAAACTATGTCGATGTCGAGGAAATGCCTAGGGCACCTGTTAACTCATGGTGGGAGATGTGTCAGGTCAGTAACAAAAGTGTTATTTTGGTCAGGCCTGATGAGCACATAGCATGGAGAACAGAACCTGACATGGTGAGTGATGCTCATTCAGAAGTTAGGACAGTCTTTTCTCAAATTTTGAGTTTAAATGGGCCCCAAGTGTAA
- the LOC124661624 gene encoding 4-coumarate--CoA ligase-like 5 yields MAGPAAPPGGIDPRSGFCAATRTYHSVRTAGTFPPESLPVTVAAYAFSLLSSPLPDRPALIDAATGIAVSYPSFLAAVRSLAAGLWSSLGLRPGHVALVVAPSRLDIPVLHFALMSIGAVVSPANPASTAEEYAHQVALSRPVVAFAAPEVAAKLPGHLRTVVLGSDEYSRLSSAGAQAAPPPVAVKQSDTAAVLYSSGTTGRVKAVAITHRNLIALICAHAENAEKVAAEATEAGEEPPPAAVTLLPLPLFHVFGFMMVLRSVSMGETAVLMERFEFGAALRAIERYRVTLLPAAPPLLVAMIKSEEARRRDLSSLLVIGVGGAPLGREVAQRFAAVFPDVQIVQGYGLTESSGSVASTVGPEESLAYGSVGKLASHLQAKIVDPATGEALGLGQRGELWIRGPVVMKGYVGDDKATAETVDSEGWLKTGDLCYFNEDGFLYIVDRLKELIKYKGYQVPPAELERILQSHPGIADAAVIPYPDEDAGQVPMAFIVRQPGSNLTAQQVMHYVGKHVAPYKKVRRVAFVTVIPKSPAGKILRRELMQQAVSMGASKL; encoded by the exons ATGGCcgggccggcggcgccgcccggcGGGATCGACCCGCGCAGCGGCTTCTGCGCGGCCACGCGGACCTACCACAGCGTCCGCACCGCGGGCACGTTCCCGCCGGAGTCGCTCCCTGTCACGGTCGCGGCGTACGCCTTCTCCCTCCTGTCCTCCCCGCTCCCCGACCGCCCCGCGCTCATCGACGCCGCCACCGGCATTGCCGTCTCCTACCCGTCCTTCCTGGCCGCCGTCCGCTCCCTCGCGGCCGGGCTCTGGTCCTCCCTCGGCCTCCGCCCCGGCCACGTCGCCCTCGTCGTCGCGCCCTCCCGCCTCGACATCCCCGTCCTCCACTTCGCGCTCATGTCCATCGGCGCAGTCGTCTCCCCCGCCAACCCGGCCTCCACCGCCGAGGAGTACGCGCACCAGGTCGCCCTCTCCAGGCCCGTCGTCGCGTTCGCGGCTCCCGAGGTAGCCGCCAAACTGCCCGGCCATCTGAGAACGGTCGTCCTCGGGTCGGACGAGTACAGCCGGCTGTCCTCCGCCGGCGCACAGGCGGCTCCTCCGCCGGTGGCGGTGAAGCAGTCGGACACCGCGGCCGTGCTCTACTCGTCGGGCACGACCGGGCGCGTCAAGGCCGTCGCCATCACGCACCGCAACCTCATCGCGCTGATCTGCGCGCACGCCGAGAACGCGGAGAAGGTGGCGGCGGAGGCCACCGAGGCGGGcgaggagccgccgccggcggccgtgACGCTGCTCCCCCTCCCCCTGTTCCACGTCTTCGGGTTCATGATGGTCCTGCGCTCCGTCTCCATGGGGGAGACGGCCGTGCTCATGGAGCGGTTCGAGTTCGGCGCCGCGCTGCGCGCGATTGAGCGGTACCGCGTCACGCTGCTGCCCgcggcgccgccgctcctggtGGCCATGATCAAGTCCGAGGAGGCCCGCCGCCGCGACCTCTCCTCGCTCCTCGTcatcggcgtcggcggggcgccgCTCGGCCGCGAGGTCGCCCAGCGCTTCGCCGCCGTCTTCCCCGACGTCCAGATTGTTCAG GGCTACGGCTTGACGGAATCATCTGGCTCTGTGGCATCCACGGTAGGGCCGGAGGAGTCCCTTGCATACGGTTCCGTCGGGAAGCTGGCATCGCACTTGCAGGCCAAGATAGTCGACCCGGCCACCGGCGAGGCGCTCGGGCTGGGCCAGCGCGGCGAGCTCTGGATCAGGGGCCCGGTCGTCATGAAAG GTTATGTGGGCGATGACAAAGCAACTGCAGAAACGGTAGACTCAGAAGGCTGGTTGAAAACTGGTGACCTTTGCTACTTCAACGAAGATGGATTTCTCTACATTGTTGATCGTTTGAAAGAATTAATAAAGTACAAAGGATACCAG GTGCCCCCAGCTGAACTTGAGCGTATTCTACAGTCTCATCCTGGAATTGCTGATGCTGCAGTTATTCC GTATCCAGATGAAGATGCTGGGCAAGTGCCAATGGCTTTTATAGTGAGGCAACCAGGTTCAAACCTGACTGCGCAACAAGTCATGCATTACGTGGGCAAACAT GTTGCGCCCTACAAGAAAGTCCGTCGAGTGGCCTTTGTCACAGTAATACCAAAATCACCCGCAGGGAAGATCTTGCGTCGGGAGCTTATGCAGCAGGCCGTGTCCATGGGTGCCTCCAAGCTCTGA